The following are encoded together in the Planococcus antarcticus DSM 14505 genome:
- a CDS encoding shikimate kinase yields MRNFGLSIREKSIVCIGFMGVGKTTVGKLLAQKLYRSFIDIDVEIEKEFAMPIPQIFEVYGEQAFRAKEKELIVKYSKQPLNIISVGGGAFLQKEVQDICMANCIVLFLDISWESWKDRVHILVDNRPLLKGRSLEDMKTLFLERQTIYALNHSKFQVDNFKAEEAADYLADALKLSWEIHAPQPK; encoded by the coding sequence ATGAGAAATTTTGGTTTATCCATCCGCGAAAAAAGCATTGTGTGCATCGGCTTTATGGGTGTTGGAAAAACAACCGTTGGAAAACTGCTGGCTCAAAAACTCTATCGCAGTTTCATTGACATCGACGTGGAGATTGAGAAAGAATTTGCAATGCCGATTCCGCAAATATTCGAAGTCTATGGTGAGCAGGCTTTTCGTGCCAAAGAGAAAGAGCTGATTGTAAAGTACAGCAAACAGCCTTTGAATATCATTTCCGTTGGAGGTGGTGCCTTTTTGCAAAAAGAAGTACAAGATATCTGCATGGCAAATTGCATCGTCTTGTTTCTCGACATTTCATGGGAATCCTGGAAAGACCGCGTTCATATCCTAGTCGACAACCGGCCTTTGTTAAAAGGACGTTCTCTTGAAGACATGAAAACACTGTTTCTTGAACGGCAAACTATCTATGCATTGAATCACTCCAAATTTCAGGTCGATAATTTCAAAGCGGAAGAAGCCGCTGATTATTTGGCAGATGCTTTAAAACTATCCTGGGAAATCCATGCACCCCAGCCAAAATAA
- a CDS encoding lactonase family protein encodes MASSYLLTGSYSSEIEQGIKLWEFEDITGELTELMGVAGIERPSFITVHPNGTSFIAASEVDDGELVSYWIHPASKKIVEINRQSSNGDHPAHVTIDETGQWLLSVTYSGATVNVHPLRANGAIGELVASVQHEGSGPNAERQDAAHPHSIIQVPGKNLFLVSDLGTDTISTYKLDANTGALTLKYKVQTEGGAGPRHLSFHPAKPLVYSLNEINSTLLVYKISQEGELDFLQLLPLVPDSYTGENTSAEIAVSSDGLFVYASNRGHNSIASFAIQDNGTLENIGLIVSGGEGPRHFALIPGNVWMVVANENSHTLTVLKIVDSGAPCTVENIVQTTAPVCVKVIT; translated from the coding sequence ATGGCATCTAGCTACTTGCTGACAGGATCGTATTCATCAGAAATAGAACAGGGCATCAAGCTCTGGGAGTTTGAAGACATTACCGGAGAATTGACAGAGCTAATGGGCGTAGCGGGTATTGAACGTCCTTCTTTTATTACTGTTCACCCGAACGGCACGAGCTTTATAGCTGCCAGTGAAGTGGATGATGGAGAGCTCGTCAGTTATTGGATTCATCCAGCTTCAAAAAAAATAGTGGAAATTAATCGCCAATCTTCGAATGGCGATCATCCGGCTCATGTCACTATCGATGAAACTGGGCAATGGCTGTTGTCTGTTACATATTCCGGCGCTACTGTTAATGTCCATCCACTGCGTGCAAATGGGGCTATCGGAGAGTTGGTGGCTTCAGTGCAACATGAAGGATCCGGACCGAACGCAGAAAGGCAAGATGCTGCTCACCCACATTCAATTATCCAGGTTCCAGGAAAAAACTTGTTTCTGGTGTCAGACCTGGGAACGGATACCATATCCACCTACAAGCTAGACGCTAATACGGGCGCATTGACGCTTAAATACAAAGTACAAACAGAAGGCGGAGCTGGTCCACGCCATTTAAGTTTTCACCCTGCAAAACCTCTAGTCTATTCATTAAACGAAATTAATTCCACGCTGTTGGTCTACAAAATCAGTCAGGAAGGAGAATTGGATTTTTTGCAGCTGTTGCCTTTAGTACCTGACAGCTACACAGGAGAAAATACCAGCGCAGAAATTGCTGTTTCAAGCGATGGTCTTTTTGTATATGCTTCTAACCGCGGTCACAACAGCATTGCGTCTTTTGCCATTCAGGATAACGGAACCCTGGAGAATATTGGCTTAATCGTGTCGGGAGGGGAAGGGCCGAGGCATTTTGCTTTAATTCCGGGGAATGTCTGGATGGTAGTGGCGAACGAAAATTCACATACGCTAACTGTTTTGAAAATTGTCGATTCAGGTGCTCCTTGTACCGTAGAGAATATTGTCCAGACCACCGCTCCAGTTTGTGTCAAAGTGATTACATGA
- a CDS encoding SCO family protein, with protein sequence MQKYRILLLAIFFSIFLTACNQGIEDPLEWEIDDFTFTNHNNEDFGLADLEGEVWLADFVFTNCTTVCLPMMANMTDLQAQLKAEGLDVQIVSFSVDPAFDKPETLKSYAENYGADLSSWNLLTGYTPEEIDEFAMDNFQTLARKPENDDQVIHGTSFYLVDQKGVIMKFYDGLNPPVEEILADAEILLAEE encoded by the coding sequence TTGCAAAAATATAGAATACTATTGCTAGCTATTTTCTTCAGCATTTTTTTGACTGCATGCAATCAGGGCATTGAAGACCCTCTTGAATGGGAAATAGATGATTTCACTTTCACCAACCATAATAATGAAGATTTCGGCTTGGCCGATCTGGAAGGCGAAGTTTGGTTGGCCGACTTTGTTTTTACCAACTGCACCACGGTCTGCTTGCCAATGATGGCAAACATGACAGACCTGCAGGCACAATTGAAAGCCGAAGGACTAGATGTTCAGATTGTTTCCTTCAGTGTGGATCCGGCATTTGATAAGCCTGAAACTCTGAAATCTTATGCGGAGAATTACGGAGCCGATTTATCCAGCTGGAATTTACTAACTGGCTACACTCCTGAAGAAATCGATGAGTTTGCGATGGATAATTTTCAGACTTTAGCCAGAAAACCTGAAAATGATGACCAGGTCATTCATGGAACCTCTTTTTATTTAGTCGATCAGAAAGGCGTCATCATGAAATTTTATGATGGATTAAATCCACCGGTTGAAGAAATTCTGGCGGATGCGGAAATCCTATTGGCGGAGGAATAA